Proteins encoded by one window of Fimbriiglobus ruber:
- a CDS encoding hybrid sensor histidine kinase/response regulator: MLPSTILVVEDDLIIARGIEKRLKALGYRVAGPVATGEEAVRRAAELRPDMILMDINLGGGIDGVEAAALIRRRSDVPVVFLTAHSDDATLQRAKVTEPHGYVLKPYEDKDLFTAIEIGLYRHQINRRLRENERWLAATLDSIGDGVIATDERGHVRFMNPLAEHMTGWAQADAVGRDIREVFHIVGAKTRRPVTNPALEALATGEPTTLAPDTILIDRTGVERPIADSAAPIREVNDGITGSVLVFRDVSERCRLEENLRQAQRIEAIGMLAGGIAHDFNNILTVINGYGQLLLDVDLSEADRLDFVQNIVDAGKRAALLTQQIIAFSRKQILVPCVLSLNSVVRDIGAMIQRLIGENIEFVTDLAPDLGNTEADPTQIGQVLLNLAANARDAMPKGGRLAVVTSNVELDEKTIPQYADLKPGRYVLLSVTDTGCGMTDEVLGKVFEPFFTTKGVGQGAGLGLATVYGIVKQSGGHIEVSSRVGEGTTFRVFLALVDEPPAAAGNRDAQQAARGHETILLVEDEAAVRKMTSDVLRRNGYAVLEAADGLEAVAVAGEYAGPIHLVITDLIMPKMSGREVAEQLAHSKPGARILFMSGYTEDVVVREGVKTATVDFLGKPFTFADLTQKVREILDRPTGQ; this comes from the coding sequence ATGTTACCGAGTACCATCCTCGTCGTCGAAGACGATCTGATCATCGCCCGGGGGATCGAGAAGCGGCTGAAGGCGCTCGGGTACCGCGTGGCCGGGCCGGTGGCGACCGGCGAGGAGGCCGTCCGCCGCGCGGCCGAACTCCGCCCCGACATGATCCTGATGGACATCAACCTCGGTGGCGGCATCGACGGGGTCGAGGCGGCCGCGCTGATCCGCCGGCGGTCCGACGTCCCGGTCGTGTTCCTGACCGCCCACTCGGACGACGCCACCCTCCAGCGGGCGAAGGTGACCGAGCCGCACGGGTACGTACTGAAGCCGTACGAGGACAAAGACCTCTTCACCGCCATCGAGATCGGCCTGTACCGGCACCAGATCAACCGCCGCCTGCGGGAAAACGAGCGGTGGCTCGCCGCCACCCTCGACAGCATCGGCGACGGGGTGATCGCCACCGACGAGCGGGGGCACGTCCGGTTCATGAACCCGCTGGCCGAACACATGACCGGGTGGGCGCAGGCCGACGCGGTCGGCCGCGACATCCGGGAGGTGTTTCACATCGTCGGGGCGAAGACCCGGCGGCCGGTGACGAACCCGGCCCTCGAAGCGCTGGCGACGGGCGAGCCCACGACCCTCGCCCCGGACACCATCCTGATCGACAGAACCGGCGTGGAGCGGCCGATCGCCGACAGTGCGGCCCCGATCCGCGAGGTCAACGACGGAATCACCGGGTCGGTTTTGGTGTTCCGGGACGTCAGCGAGCGTTGCCGGCTGGAAGAGAACTTGCGGCAGGCCCAGCGGATCGAGGCCATCGGAATGCTGGCGGGCGGGATCGCCCACGACTTCAACAACATCCTGACCGTCATTAACGGGTACGGCCAGCTCCTCCTCGACGTCGACCTGTCCGAGGCCGACCGCCTGGATTTCGTGCAGAACATCGTTGACGCCGGCAAGCGGGCGGCGTTGCTCACGCAACAGATCATCGCGTTCAGCCGCAAACAGATTCTCGTCCCGTGCGTGCTCAGTCTGAATTCCGTCGTCCGGGACATCGGGGCGATGATCCAGCGACTGATCGGCGAGAACATCGAGTTCGTCACGGACCTGGCCCCGGACCTCGGCAACACGGAGGCCGACCCGACGCAGATCGGACAGGTGCTCTTGAACCTGGCGGCGAACGCCCGGGACGCCATGCCGAAGGGCGGGCGGTTGGCCGTCGTCACGTCGAACGTGGAATTGGACGAAAAAACGATTCCCCAGTACGCAGACCTGAAGCCGGGCCGGTACGTCCTGTTGTCGGTCACGGACACCGGGTGCGGAATGACCGACGAGGTCCTGGGTAAAGTCTTCGAGCCGTTCTTTACCACCAAGGGCGTCGGCCAGGGGGCGGGCCTCGGGCTCGCCACCGTGTACGGGATCGTGAAGCAGAGCGGGGGGCACATCGAGGTGTCGAGTCGCGTCGGCGAGGGCACGACGTTCCGGGTCTTCCTTGCCTTGGTCGACGAACCGCCGGCCGCCGCGGGCAACCGGGACGCCCAGCAAGCCGCCAGGGGGCACGAGACCATTCTGCTCGTCGAAGACGAGGCGGCGGTGCGAAAAATGACGAGCGACGTTCTCCGGCGGAACGGCTACGCGGTGCTGGAAGCCGCGGACGGGCTGGAAGCGGTGGCGGTCGCCGGGGAATACGCCGGGCCGATCCACCTCGTCATCACCGACCTGATCATGCCCAAGATGTCCGGCCGCGAGGTGGCCGAGCAACTGGCCCATTCAAAGCCCGGAGCGCGCATCCTATTTATGTCGGGGTACACGGAAGACGTCGTGGTGCGGGAGGGGGTCAAGACGGCGACCGTCGACTTCCTGGGCAAGCCATTCACCTTCGCCGACCTGACGCAAAAGGTGCGAGAAATTCTCGACCGCCCGACGGGCCAATGA
- a CDS encoding acyl-CoA dehydrogenase family protein — MTLPDADLLARLLDRAETADRRADWPGDSWADLRAAGVTGWCVPTAYGGAGLSPVDLLRGNEALGGACLTTAFILSQRDAAVRRVLAGPEHLKTRFLPPLAAGDLFLTIGVSQLTTSRQHGGPALLAHPTPSGGFRLDGDVPWVTGADRAAAVVVGATLPAGTQVLVMLPTDRPGVRVAPPMELSALCGSRTSAIHCTGVEIGADLVLAGPTEFVLGKAGGGGLETSCLALGLASAAIANLQTEAARRPDLRPVADRFEAARDVARRALHDLAAGTSGSDAVFSLRAECTRLALHATQAALTVSKGTGFVSPHPVQRWARQALFFLVWSCPRPVADGVLAGLLPDA, encoded by the coding sequence ATGACGTTGCCCGACGCCGATCTCCTCGCACGTTTGCTGGACCGGGCCGAGACCGCCGACCGGCGGGCGGATTGGCCGGGCGATTCGTGGGCGGACCTCCGGGCGGCCGGCGTGACGGGGTGGTGCGTTCCGACCGCTTACGGCGGAGCCGGGCTCTCGCCGGTCGATTTGCTGCGCGGGAACGAAGCGCTCGGGGGAGCCTGTCTGACGACCGCCTTCATCCTGAGCCAGCGGGACGCGGCCGTCCGCCGCGTCCTGGCCGGTCCCGAACATTTGAAAACCCGATTCCTCCCGCCGCTCGCGGCCGGCGACCTGTTTCTGACCATCGGCGTTTCCCAGCTCACGACCTCCCGTCAACACGGCGGCCCCGCGCTGCTCGCACACCCCACCCCGTCCGGCGGGTTTCGGCTCGACGGCGACGTGCCGTGGGTCACGGGTGCGGACCGGGCTGCGGCGGTCGTCGTCGGGGCGACCTTACCCGCGGGAACGCAAGTCCTCGTCATGCTGCCGACGGATCGACCGGGGGTGCGCGTCGCGCCGCCGATGGAATTGAGTGCCCTGTGCGGCTCGCGGACGAGCGCGATTCACTGTACCGGAGTGGAGATCGGAGCCGACCTGGTGCTGGCCGGGCCGACGGAGTTCGTACTCGGGAAGGCCGGCGGGGGCGGGTTGGAAACGTCGTGCCTCGCACTGGGGTTAGCCAGCGCGGCGATCGCGAATTTACAAACCGAGGCCGCGCGGCGGCCGGACCTCCGACCCGTGGCCGATCGGTTCGAAGCGGCCCGCGACGTGGCCCGCCGCGCCTTGCACGATCTGGCCGCGGGCACCAGCGGGTCGGACGCGGTCTTCTCTCTCCGCGCCGAATGTACCCGACTCGCCCTCCACGCCACGCAAGCCGCCCTGACGGTTTCCAAGGGCACCGGCTTCGTTTCTCCGCACCCCGTGCAGAGGTGGGCCCGGCAGGCGCTCTTCTTCCTCGTCTGGTCGTGCCCGCGCCCCGTGGCCGACGGCGTGCTGGCCGGGCTCCTGCCCGATGCCTGA
- a CDS encoding PQQ-binding-like beta-propeller repeat protein, which yields MTSIRLPLLGAVLVFAAFDAIPAAAQVVQPVRIRRQFGVADEQPTPPVDQATADRKALEAAGLKADDPAGLLGYVRLRTLSDSDLSRIQSVIKRLGADDFEERLKAATEAEQFGPAAVGPLRAAAAQSEADPEVAYRASECLRRMEKVPHSAVMAAVVRALGKSKPADTAKVLLGFLPLSDTNGVADEIRTTLVAVAARDGRAEPALVDALADASPIRRAAAGVALIEGNPSEERIRIKDAYPKVLAAATTEVDPETKFQMLYAILTVAHDKNAVGQLIDLLPTLPRGRLWQAEDFLIQFAGKDAPKAIFGKTKESLAKAKDAWKGWWEKAAGATDLEKFTYTPRVTGKTVIVMTDFRYGNVGTVMELGPDMKERWKIPGLPGAMDAQFLPDGTIAIAEQNSARVTIRDTAGRILGTRSLNGNNRVYGNPQQIQILPDGNMLVVCRNLIVEFKKDKDEQVMTYIRANHDINAAKRLPNGETIVLFQNGPNHCGFLDDKGKDIPNKTLKVGMPFYQSQIAVTAPDRVLITEMNQIAEYDLKDGKLVWSKAVSQPRSVQRLPNGNTLYADAQGNRLIEVTPDGEEVWSFQPTNGLQVFRGYRR from the coding sequence ATGACTTCGATTCGTCTCCCCCTGCTCGGCGCGGTCCTGGTGTTCGCCGCCTTCGACGCGATCCCGGCGGCCGCCCAGGTGGTCCAGCCCGTCCGGATTCGGAGGCAGTTCGGCGTCGCGGACGAGCAACCAACCCCGCCGGTCGACCAGGCGACCGCCGACCGCAAGGCTCTGGAAGCAGCCGGGTTGAAGGCCGATGACCCGGCCGGGTTGCTCGGGTACGTCCGCCTGCGGACGCTCAGCGACTCGGACTTGTCGCGGATTCAGTCGGTCATCAAGCGGCTCGGGGCGGACGATTTCGAGGAACGGCTGAAGGCAGCGACCGAGGCCGAACAGTTCGGGCCGGCCGCGGTCGGCCCCTTGCGGGCCGCGGCCGCCCAGTCCGAGGCCGACCCGGAAGTCGCGTACCGCGCGAGCGAGTGCCTCCGGCGGATGGAAAAGGTGCCGCACTCGGCCGTGATGGCGGCCGTCGTCCGGGCGCTCGGCAAGAGTAAGCCGGCCGACACGGCGAAGGTGCTGCTCGGCTTCCTCCCGCTCTCGGACACGAACGGCGTCGCGGACGAGATCCGGACGACGCTCGTCGCCGTGGCCGCCCGGGACGGCCGGGCCGAACCGGCCCTCGTCGACGCCTTGGCCGACGCGAGCCCGATCCGACGGGCGGCGGCCGGGGTGGCCCTGATCGAGGGCAACCCGTCCGAAGAACGAATTCGCATCAAAGACGCGTATCCGAAGGTGCTGGCCGCCGCGACGACCGAGGTCGACCCCGAAACGAAATTCCAGATGCTCTACGCGATCCTGACCGTGGCCCACGATAAGAACGCGGTCGGCCAACTCATCGACCTGCTCCCGACCCTCCCGCGCGGGCGGTTGTGGCAGGCGGAAGACTTCCTGATCCAGTTCGCCGGTAAAGACGCCCCGAAGGCCATCTTCGGAAAGACCAAGGAGTCGCTCGCGAAGGCGAAGGACGCGTGGAAGGGCTGGTGGGAGAAGGCCGCCGGGGCGACCGACCTGGAGAAGTTCACGTACACCCCGCGGGTGACCGGCAAGACGGTGATCGTGATGACGGACTTCCGCTATGGGAACGTCGGCACGGTCATGGAACTCGGGCCGGACATGAAGGAGCGGTGGAAGATCCCGGGTCTCCCGGGCGCGATGGACGCACAGTTCTTGCCGGACGGAACGATCGCGATCGCCGAACAGAACTCCGCCCGCGTCACCATCCGGGACACCGCGGGCCGGATTCTCGGCACCCGATCGCTGAACGGTAACAACCGCGTTTACGGCAACCCGCAGCAGATCCAGATCCTCCCGGACGGGAACATGTTAGTCGTCTGTCGAAATCTGATCGTCGAATTCAAGAAGGATAAAGACGAGCAGGTGATGACGTACATCCGCGCCAACCACGACATCAACGCGGCCAAGCGGCTCCCGAACGGGGAAACGATCGTCCTCTTCCAGAACGGCCCGAATCACTGCGGCTTTTTGGACGACAAGGGGAAGGACATTCCGAACAAGACACTCAAGGTCGGCATGCCGTTCTACCAGTCGCAAATTGCCGTCACCGCACCCGATCGGGTACTCATAACCGAAATGAATCAGATCGCCGAATACGATCTGAAAGACGGCAAGCTCGTCTGGTCGAAGGCGGTCAGCCAGCCCCGGTCCGTGCAACGCCTCCCGAACGGCAACACGCTCTACGCCGACGCCCAAGGGAATCGCCTGATCGAAGTCACGCCCGACGGGGAAGAGGTTTGGAGCTTCCAGCCGACGAACGGGCTCCAGGTCTTCCGCGGCTACCGACGGTAA
- a CDS encoding nucleoside hydrolase, producing the protein MAGASGARKPVVYDTDMGSDDWLAALLLLCHPAVDLKAITVTGAGLAHAEYGVRHALSLVALAGKRTVEVARGRETPLKGSNAFPSSWREESDNLAGLELPPGTPASTRSAVETILSLSHEPGGKLTVVATGPLTNLAEALRADPTLRDRLAMIYVMGGAVEVAGNVHATCPELPNGTAEWNFYVDPAAAAEVLESGAAVTLVPLDATNAAPVTPDFFDRLRDRRTTPSAEFVFKILQQRHKDIVAGNYYFWDSLAAAVAIDESYSPPTEFSIRVEQTPGNEGQTKVDETGRKLRVCRGANLAAFEQLFLGAIAPVGPTPESEG; encoded by the coding sequence ATGGCGGGTGCGTCCGGCGCGCGAAAACCCGTGGTCTACGACACCGACATGGGTTCGGACGACTGGCTGGCCGCCCTCCTGTTACTGTGCCACCCGGCCGTGGACCTGAAGGCGATTACCGTCACCGGAGCAGGGTTGGCTCACGCCGAGTACGGGGTCAGGCACGCCCTGTCACTTGTGGCTCTTGCTGGCAAGCGAACGGTCGAGGTCGCACGCGGACGCGAGACTCCTCTGAAGGGGAGCAACGCATTCCCGAGCTCTTGGCGGGAAGAGTCGGACAACTTGGCCGGTCTAGAACTGCCGCCCGGAACACCGGCTTCCACGCGGTCGGCCGTGGAAACGATCCTGTCGCTCTCTCACGAGCCGGGCGGGAAGTTGACCGTAGTCGCCACGGGGCCGTTGACCAACCTCGCCGAAGCACTGCGGGCGGACCCGACGCTGCGCGACCGGCTCGCAATGATCTACGTCATGGGTGGGGCGGTAGAGGTCGCCGGAAACGTCCACGCGACGTGCCCGGAGCTCCCGAACGGAACGGCGGAGTGGAACTTCTACGTGGATCCGGCGGCGGCGGCCGAGGTACTGGAATCGGGAGCGGCGGTCACACTGGTCCCGCTGGACGCCACGAACGCCGCCCCCGTCACGCCCGACTTTTTCGACCGGCTGCGAGACCGTCGGACGACCCCGTCCGCGGAATTTGTCTTCAAGATCCTCCAGCAGCGCCACAAAGACATCGTGGCGGGAAACTACTACTTCTGGGACTCGCTCGCGGCGGCCGTCGCCATCGACGAGAGTTATAGCCCTCCAACGGAATTCTCGATCCGCGTGGAGCAGACCCCCGGCAACGAGGGGCAGACCAAGGTGGACGAGACCGGGCGCAAGCTGCGGGTGTGCCGGGGTGCGAACCTCGCGGCGTTCGAGCAATTGTTCTTGGGGGCGATCGCCCCCGTCGGGCCGACACCCGAGTCGGAGGGATGA
- a CDS encoding YkgJ family cysteine cluster protein, with the protein MPMPVKSLPVVQNWDCHGCADCCKTYDVPVTEAERARIEAQNWAADAEFQAAHPGVAPVVADDRGGGHRLQHSADGTCVFLGPEHKCRIHAKFGGAAKPRACRIYPFALVPAGDHWRVGIRYACPSAADNRGRPLSAHAADVTEYAALLAGDAGVPTVPPPLAPGQVVSWPDLLRFVKAFDDFLAEPGITIEHRLRRVLALASQCKHARFDTINGARLTEFLTVMSAAVADEVPARPDDLPRPGWVGRSIFRQTAAVYARKDTGRFAGVARQGRLTRIRAAWQFAVGMGPIPRLHALIPETTFEAADRPTGPLSPEADALLTRYFRVKIESLQFCGAPNFGRSFWDGLESLALTFPVILWLGRVLTTDARPRDDAIRLALQIVDDSFGYNKLLGAGRQLWAVTALAERDELPKLVAWYAR; encoded by the coding sequence ATGCCAATGCCGGTCAAGTCGCTTCCGGTCGTTCAGAACTGGGACTGCCACGGGTGCGCCGACTGCTGCAAGACGTACGACGTGCCGGTGACGGAGGCGGAGCGCGCCCGCATCGAGGCCCAGAACTGGGCGGCCGACGCGGAGTTTCAGGCGGCCCACCCCGGCGTCGCCCCGGTCGTCGCCGACGATCGCGGTGGTGGGCACCGACTGCAACATTCTGCGGACGGCACCTGCGTCTTCCTCGGCCCCGAACACAAGTGTCGGATTCACGCCAAATTCGGCGGCGCCGCCAAGCCCCGGGCGTGCCGGATCTACCCGTTCGCGCTGGTCCCGGCCGGCGACCACTGGCGGGTCGGGATTCGCTACGCCTGCCCGTCCGCGGCCGATAATCGCGGCCGCCCGCTGTCAGCCCACGCGGCCGACGTGACGGAGTACGCCGCCCTCCTGGCGGGCGACGCCGGCGTACCGACGGTCCCGCCCCCCCTCGCCCCCGGGCAGGTCGTGTCGTGGCCAGACCTGCTCCGGTTCGTGAAGGCGTTCGACGACTTCCTGGCCGAGCCGGGTATAACGATCGAGCACCGCCTGCGGCGCGTTCTCGCCCTCGCCTCCCAGTGTAAACACGCCCGTTTCGACACCATCAACGGCGCCCGGCTGACCGAGTTCCTGACCGTCATGAGCGCGGCCGTTGCGGACGAGGTGCCGGCCCGGCCGGACGACCTCCCGCGGCCCGGATGGGTCGGTCGGTCGATCTTCCGGCAGACCGCGGCCGTTTACGCGCGGAAGGACACGGGCCGGTTCGCCGGGGTCGCCCGGCAGGGTCGACTCACCCGCATCCGCGCCGCCTGGCAGTTTGCCGTCGGCATGGGTCCGATCCCGCGGCTCCACGCTCTTATCCCGGAGACGACGTTCGAGGCCGCCGACCGACCGACCGGCCCGCTGAGTCCGGAGGCCGACGCCCTGCTCACGCGGTACTTCCGGGTGAAGATCGAGTCCTTGCAGTTCTGCGGTGCGCCGAACTTCGGCCGTTCGTTTTGGGACGGGTTGGAATCGCTCGCCCTGACGTTTCCCGTCATCCTGTGGCTCGGCCGCGTGCTGACCACCGACGCCCGGCCGCGAGACGACGCGATCCGGCTGGCGCTGCAGATCGTGGACGACAGCTTCGGATACAACAAACTCCTGGGTGCGGGCCGTCAGTTGTGGGCGGTGACGGCACTGGCCGAACGCGACGAGTTGCCGAAGTTGGTGGCGTGGTACGCGCGGTAG
- a CDS encoding metallophosphoesterase: MDAKQPQKPVGLTRRTFLHRVARTTAVVAGAGGLVTAYGFWEASDIRLRKIDVSVAHLPGAFAGKTVAVLADIHHGPFVGMSFVREVVRLTNALAPDLIALVGDYAHKGTHTTEQLPPCLEALSRLTAPLGVFAVPGNHDMQNRGQVYRDVIGTTPLTDLTNRAVRVTAGGDHLWLAGVDDLWWGKPDLKAALREVPESVATVLLAHNPDFAEENPSDRVGLVLSGHTHGGQVYLPGLGAPWLPSRYGAKYRCGLVQGPASPVYVSRGLGEAGIPLRLSCPPEIVLLTLTPAA, from the coding sequence ATGGACGCGAAGCAACCACAGAAGCCGGTCGGCCTGACCCGCCGGACTTTCCTCCACCGGGTGGCCCGCACAACCGCGGTGGTCGCCGGGGCCGGCGGCCTGGTGACCGCTTACGGCTTCTGGGAAGCGTCGGACATCCGCCTCCGCAAGATCGACGTGAGCGTGGCACATCTACCGGGCGCGTTCGCCGGCAAGACCGTCGCCGTCCTGGCCGACATCCACCACGGCCCGTTCGTCGGCATGTCGTTCGTCCGCGAGGTCGTCCGCCTCACCAACGCGCTCGCCCCCGACCTCATCGCCCTGGTCGGCGATTACGCGCACAAGGGGACGCACACGACCGAGCAACTCCCGCCCTGCCTCGAAGCCCTGTCCCGGCTCACGGCCCCGCTCGGGGTGTTTGCGGTACCCGGCAACCACGACATGCAGAACCGCGGGCAGGTCTACCGCGACGTGATCGGCACGACGCCGCTGACGGACCTGACCAACCGCGCGGTCCGCGTGACCGCGGGCGGCGACCACCTCTGGCTGGCCGGCGTGGACGATTTGTGGTGGGGAAAGCCCGACCTGAAAGCCGCCTTGCGCGAGGTGCCCGAGTCGGTGGCCACCGTGCTGCTCGCCCACAACCCGGATTTCGCCGAGGAGAATCCGAGCGACCGCGTCGGCCTCGTGCTCAGCGGCCACACGCACGGCGGGCAGGTCTATCTCCCGGGCCTGGGGGCGCCGTGGCTGCCGTCCCGGTACGGCGCGAAGTACCGTTGCGGGCTCGTTCAGGGGCCGGCGTCGCCCGTGTACGTGTCCCGCGGACTGGGCGAGGCCGGAATCCCCCTGCGGCTGAGTTGCCCGCCGGAAATCGTTCTCCTGACGCTGACACCTGCCGCGTAG